A single genomic interval of Rubripirellula reticaptiva harbors:
- a CDS encoding leucine-rich repeat domain-containing protein, whose translation MTVRLPIFTVVFFTATLSIISIGCQKSADTVSKADVSLSAETPSKPAPVAEPDDADAVKTLSDAGFTLVKNSVGNVNKVSGVVSEGGNSALENLAGLNSLQELTLSGPGLSDEGLTVLSKLTGLKRLDLSDSGAGDGALAAIKETQTLEVLLLRRTTVTNEGLTNIEGLSKIRAIDLRNTNISDPGTISLAKLTSLTDVQLEKAKINDEGAIRLAALPLTSLNLNYCTTITNATLEALAKNPNLKSLQMDYTKINDEGMSAVANFKDMTRLRIRGTDVTGKGLKNIQGLTKMQRLELRDSSLDDAGMAIIAALPKVDFLDISECRLVTTEGFKMIGRLSNLTLLSLWETKLDDEAFAEFSKLTKLNNLDVRSTKITDKSLPTLMQFKNLEQLNVSGTKLTDKTFQEVSTLPKLKKLQVANTSISFAVLDELIELRDDLEIVDF comes from the coding sequence ATGACCGTTCGTTTGCCCATTTTTACCGTCGTTTTCTTCACGGCGACGCTTTCCATCATTTCCATCGGATGCCAAAAATCGGCAGATACGGTTTCCAAGGCAGACGTTTCGCTCAGTGCTGAGACACCTTCGAAACCGGCGCCCGTGGCCGAACCGGATGATGCCGACGCCGTCAAAACACTCTCCGATGCGGGTTTCACTTTGGTGAAAAACTCGGTCGGGAACGTCAACAAAGTATCCGGTGTCGTTTCGGAAGGCGGCAATTCGGCATTGGAGAATCTGGCCGGCCTGAACAGTCTGCAAGAATTGACGTTGTCGGGCCCAGGACTATCGGACGAAGGCTTGACGGTGCTGTCGAAATTGACGGGACTCAAGAGACTTGACCTATCCGACTCGGGTGCCGGCGATGGTGCCCTTGCCGCAATCAAGGAGACCCAAACGTTAGAGGTCTTGTTGCTGCGGCGAACCACTGTCACCAACGAAGGTCTGACCAACATCGAAGGCCTGTCGAAGATTCGCGCGATCGACTTGCGAAACACAAACATCTCGGACCCCGGCACCATTTCGCTGGCCAAACTGACGTCGCTTACGGATGTTCAACTTGAAAAGGCAAAGATCAACGACGAAGGTGCGATTCGATTGGCAGCACTGCCACTGACTTCGTTGAATCTGAACTACTGCACGACGATCACAAACGCAACGCTTGAAGCGCTTGCGAAAAATCCAAATCTGAAGTCGCTGCAAATGGACTACACCAAAATCAACGACGAAGGCATGTCAGCGGTCGCGAACTTTAAAGACATGACACGCCTGCGCATCCGAGGCACCGACGTGACGGGCAAAGGCCTAAAAAACATTCAAGGCCTTACCAAAATGCAAAGGCTTGAACTTCGCGACTCGTCCCTTGACGACGCTGGCATGGCAATCATTGCAGCATTGCCGAAGGTTGATTTCCTAGACATCAGCGAATGCCGCTTGGTTACCACCGAGGGATTCAAAATGATCGGTCGGTTGTCGAACTTGACCTTGCTTAGCCTCTGGGAGACGAAGCTCGACGACGAAGCGTTTGCCGAGTTCAGCAAGTTAACCAAATTGAACAATTTAGACGTTCGCTCGACCAAAATCACTGACAAGTCGTTACCTACTCTGATGCAATTCAAGAACCTTGAACAACTCAACGTCAGCGGCACGAAACTGACCGACAAGACTTTTCAAGAAGTAAGCACACTGCCGAAACTTAAGAAACTGCAGGTCGCCAACACGTCGATCAGCTTCGCCGTGCTGGACGAACTGATTGAACTACGCGACGACTTAGAGATCGTCGATTTCTAA
- a CDS encoding Gfo/Idh/MocA family protein, translated as MSKKSTRRTFLGRSAALTATAGVGYFSSTTPRLFAEETPMQKLSAACIGVGGKGGSDTSHIADNGVQIVGLCDVDGDTLTKKGREFVDAKQFNDFREMLDQLGDKTDIVTVSTPDHTHAVAAVKAMRMKKHVYCQKPLTWSIAEARLMRETAEETGVVTQMGNQGTSQDGLREGVEVIRSGAIGDVSEVHIWSNRPVWPQGQGRPAGSDPVPENLNWDGWIGPAPMRPYKAGAYHSFNWRGWVDFGTGALGDMACHTTNLSVMALNLWDPIAMTAIKNQGIVEGETFPGSSELMFEFPERDGLPACNFHWYDGGNLPPDRITSQLPASFRSRIEALKNDPSQRKTSGAVVVGSKGILFSPDDYGGQYVLLPSEQYVDFKPPAQTLPRIPFDSGVDERQKWEFVSTIKGEYEPGTMSNFGYAGRLTETILAGNLAMRAGEGQRIEWDAKSMTSPNVPEINQFVSRDYREGWALEGLMEAANA; from the coding sequence ATGAGCAAGAAGTCTACGCGTCGAACATTTTTGGGCCGGTCAGCCGCGCTGACGGCGACTGCCGGAGTTGGTTACTTCTCGAGCACGACTCCGCGATTGTTCGCTGAAGAAACACCGATGCAAAAGTTGTCGGCAGCTTGCATCGGCGTCGGTGGCAAGGGCGGCAGCGATACCAGTCACATCGCCGATAACGGCGTCCAAATTGTTGGCCTGTGCGATGTCGATGGCGACACGTTGACCAAGAAGGGACGCGAGTTTGTTGATGCAAAGCAATTCAACGACTTCCGCGAAATGTTGGACCAACTTGGCGACAAGACGGACATTGTTACCGTTAGTACGCCTGACCACACGCACGCTGTTGCCGCTGTGAAGGCGATGCGGATGAAGAAACATGTGTACTGTCAAAAGCCGTTGACATGGTCGATTGCCGAAGCTCGTTTGATGCGAGAAACGGCTGAAGAGACTGGCGTTGTTACTCAAATGGGCAACCAAGGCACCAGCCAAGACGGTCTTCGTGAAGGCGTCGAAGTGATCCGCAGCGGCGCGATCGGCGATGTCTCGGAAGTTCACATTTGGAGCAATCGTCCGGTGTGGCCGCAGGGGCAAGGTCGTCCCGCGGGTTCAGACCCAGTGCCAGAGAACTTAAACTGGGACGGTTGGATCGGCCCAGCACCGATGCGTCCTTACAAGGCTGGTGCCTATCACAGTTTCAACTGGCGCGGTTGGGTCGACTTTGGCACCGGCGCGTTGGGCGACATGGCTTGCCACACCACGAACTTGTCGGTGATGGCCCTGAACTTGTGGGATCCGATTGCGATGACCGCAATCAAGAACCAAGGTATTGTCGAAGGCGAAACTTTCCCCGGCAGCTCGGAATTGATGTTCGAGTTCCCAGAACGAGATGGTTTGCCTGCTTGCAATTTCCACTGGTACGATGGCGGCAACTTGCCGCCCGATCGCATCACCAGCCAACTGCCGGCGAGCTTCCGTAGTCGTATCGAGGCACTGAAGAACGATCCTTCGCAACGCAAGACCAGTGGCGCTGTTGTCGTTGGCAGCAAAGGCATCTTGTTTTCGCCTGATGATTACGGCGGGCAGTACGTCTTGTTGCCGAGCGAGCAGTACGTCGACTTCAAGCCTCCAGCACAAACGTTGCCGCGGATTCCGTTTGATAGCGGAGTGGACGAGCGTCAGAAGTGGGAATTTGTAAGTACCATCAAGGGCGAGTACGAGCCAGGAACGATGTCGAACTTCGGTTATGCCGGACGTTTGACCGAAACCATTCTGGCCGGCAACTTGGCAATGCGTGCTGGCGAAGGACAACGCATCGAATGGGATGCTAAGTCGATGACGAGTCCGAACGTTCCTGAGATCAACCAGTTTGTCAGCCGCGATTATCGTGAAGGCTGGGCGCTGGAAGGCTTGATGGAAGCCGCAAACGCGTAA
- a CDS encoding sodium/solute symporter: MIYEPSMMAVLVFLAFVFGTVGLSFFLGRKTKSSEGYFAAHGQIPWAINGVAFAGDYLSAASFLGICGMIATYGYDGFLYSIGYLAGWIVALFVIAEPMKRLGRFTFADALDAKFNSRGIKAAAGISTLVVSVFYLIPQMVGAGVLIQPLLGYPHWVGVVMVGVVVIVIVVTAGMVSTTYVQFLKGSLLVIFSAVLVVMLLNKGLKTDNESFETIGPISQTELSGTTIDGRGVIPTADGWQDHPYVRLSSEDEAGFDIYRIEAVDGSDQVVLKQAQTITTKDGQKVIDGALLGTEPREKQLRPVGQITKLPGDETETGPLGPIEFLNTLRDSEVVLWGKESITHDDQSQTTVYYQKPTPGAEVLRPGSHPTFAGIRGDNFTDKLNFLSLMLALFCGTASLPHILIRYYTVKDGAAARKSTIVGIATIGFFYVLTLYLGLGAMVSGSLDLTDSNMAAPLLARSMSPWLFAVISAIAFTTVLGTVSGLILASSGAVAHDLIGGVLGIELEGHQQVRVAKIAAVLVGAIAIVLGILFKELNVSYLVGWAFSIAASANLPALVMLLFWKRTTKEGIIASVVVGAASSLGWILLSADTYAKVYGWDAADAIAPFSQPGIVTIPLAFATLIVVSLLTKPPEPQPAT, encoded by the coding sequence GTGATTTACGAACCTTCGATGATGGCAGTGTTGGTCTTCTTGGCGTTCGTTTTCGGAACGGTGGGACTGAGTTTCTTTTTAGGTCGAAAAACAAAATCGTCCGAAGGTTACTTCGCTGCGCACGGCCAAATTCCATGGGCCATCAACGGCGTTGCTTTCGCAGGCGATTATCTGTCCGCGGCGTCGTTCCTTGGCATCTGCGGAATGATCGCGACCTATGGGTACGACGGATTCCTGTATTCGATCGGTTACTTGGCCGGCTGGATCGTGGCGCTGTTTGTGATCGCCGAACCGATGAAACGCCTTGGCCGATTTACGTTCGCCGATGCATTGGATGCAAAATTCAATTCTCGCGGTATCAAAGCCGCCGCCGGGATCAGCACTTTGGTCGTCAGCGTCTTTTACTTGATTCCGCAAATGGTCGGCGCCGGCGTTCTGATCCAACCGCTGCTGGGTTACCCGCACTGGGTTGGTGTCGTGATGGTTGGCGTCGTTGTCATCGTGATCGTCGTCACCGCCGGTATGGTGTCGACGACCTATGTGCAGTTCTTGAAAGGATCTTTGCTAGTCATTTTCAGCGCAGTCTTGGTCGTGATGCTGTTAAACAAAGGGCTAAAAACCGACAACGAATCGTTCGAAACAATCGGCCCAATATCCCAAACTGAACTGTCGGGAACGACGATTGACGGCCGAGGCGTAATCCCGACCGCCGATGGCTGGCAGGACCATCCTTATGTTCGGTTATCAAGCGAGGACGAAGCAGGATTTGACATCTACCGTATCGAGGCGGTCGACGGGTCGGACCAAGTGGTGTTAAAGCAAGCACAGACGATCACGACCAAAGACGGCCAGAAAGTGATCGACGGTGCGCTGCTTGGCACCGAGCCTCGCGAAAAGCAACTTCGCCCAGTTGGTCAAATCACAAAACTTCCCGGTGACGAAACGGAAACAGGGCCCCTGGGTCCGATCGAGTTTCTTAACACGCTACGCGACAGCGAGGTGGTGCTATGGGGAAAAGAATCGATCACACACGACGATCAATCACAAACGACGGTCTACTACCAAAAGCCTACGCCGGGCGCCGAAGTGCTACGTCCTGGTTCCCACCCAACGTTCGCCGGAATTCGCGGTGACAACTTTACGGACAAGCTGAACTTCCTGTCGTTGATGTTGGCTTTGTTTTGCGGCACCGCGTCGTTGCCACATATCTTGATTCGCTACTACACAGTCAAAGACGGTGCAGCGGCTCGCAAAAGCACGATCGTTGGGATTGCCACGATTGGCTTCTTCTATGTGCTGACGCTTTACCTCGGACTCGGTGCCATGGTCAGCGGATCGCTTGACTTGACCGATTCCAACATGGCGGCACCACTGCTAGCCCGCAGCATGAGCCCGTGGCTGTTTGCGGTCATTTCCGCGATTGCATTCACGACCGTGCTAGGAACCGTTAGCGGATTGATTCTGGCCAGCAGCGGTGCAGTTGCGCACGACTTAATCGGAGGCGTCCTGGGCATTGAACTCGAAGGTCATCAACAAGTTCGCGTCGCGAAAATCGCCGCCGTCCTGGTCGGTGCAATCGCGATTGTCCTGGGCATTCTGTTCAAAGAATTGAATGTGAGCTATCTGGTTGGATGGGCCTTCAGTATCGCAGCGAGTGCCAACTTACCGGCACTGGTGATGTTGCTATTTTGGAAGCGAACGACCAAAGAAGGCATCATTGCCAGCGTGGTCGTCGGTGCAGCATCATCGCTCGGATGGATTCTGTTGTCCGCTGACACTTACGCCAAGGTCTACGGATGGGACGCGGCCGACGCGATTGCCCCGTTCAGTCAACCAGGGATCGTTACGATTCCGCTGGCATTTGCAACGTTGATTGTGGTTTCATTGTTGACGAAGCCACCAGAGCCCCAACCAGCCACGTAG
- a CDS encoding DUF485 domain-containing protein: protein MDHSESEATAARRYNSRLGLLLFAIYSALYVGFVLTSTFFAETMDTIVLAGLNLAIVYGFGLIVAALVMALIYGMMCRTEPIQQPAESPTHPTKKGAAK from the coding sequence ATGGACCATTCTGAATCTGAGGCGACGGCAGCTCGTCGCTACAACTCGCGACTTGGGCTGTTGCTCTTTGCGATCTATTCGGCGCTGTACGTCGGTTTTGTACTGACGAGCACCTTCTTTGCCGAAACGATGGACACGATCGTTTTAGCTGGCCTGAACCTAGCGATTGTGTACGGATTCGGACTAATCGTGGCGGCTTTGGTGATGGCGTTGATCTACGGCATGATGTGCCGTACCGAACCGATCCAACAGCCGGCCGAATCACCGACGCATCCGACCAAGAAGGGAGCCGCCAAGTGA
- a CDS encoding vWA domain-containing protein, whose translation MSTTKTASNAPAEPVSAENPDLRDEGKTLVDANLDAWSEDELEDESLLENNETVAMIGSMLVHLIIILSLALVPLASQMDEEAVVIVSKPPSETLEKVDTIDEVTYSDVPQLKVGANSLAETEMAEASAEIFAEISEIPSPIELEQSDRGDFLLNEMFTQAVAPLDKLDNQKGKVGQGAEGAVGAVDRITFELLQAMEERPTTIVWLFDQSGSLHRQRKEIRDRFDRIYTELGIAQASQAKAFRRNDNDIPLLTSVIGFGSEVKLYTEESTDDLDEIKDIIDRIPVDDSGEEKVFSAITSAANEFRSLRRSVGAAGAKRNVLFVVVTDEKGDDDNLLESSINACRKWGIPVYVIGVPAPFGRQHTLVKYVDPDPKYDQSPQWAQVDQGPETYLPERVQVGFTGNFEEEPVIDSGFGPYALTRLCYETGGIYFTVHPNRNVNRAVRRGEVDAFASDLKYFFDPVAMARYRPDYLSQADYVAKVKASPLRQALVMAANMSPTTGLSRPETRFIRRSEAQLAGDLAKAQQAAAVLETPLLRMAQTLEPGMKMRNQEDSPRWKAGFDLAMGRVLAQKVRTETYNAMLARGKLGMAFKDAKNNTWILQPSDEISVGSKWKSEADTARELLTDVVEQHPGTPWALLANEELAVPIGWVWKEEFTDLTPPKPNAGGGGNNNNAPPKDDKARMLKKAPKRQLPKL comes from the coding sequence TTGTCGACGACCAAAACCGCATCGAACGCCCCCGCCGAACCAGTCTCGGCTGAGAATCCGGACCTCCGCGACGAGGGCAAGACGCTCGTGGACGCCAATTTGGATGCGTGGTCCGAGGACGAGTTAGAAGACGAGTCGCTGTTGGAAAATAACGAAACCGTTGCGATGATCGGCAGCATGCTGGTTCACCTGATCATCATCCTGTCGCTAGCCCTGGTCCCGCTCGCTTCGCAGATGGACGAGGAAGCCGTCGTGATCGTGTCGAAACCGCCTTCGGAAACACTTGAAAAAGTCGACACCATTGACGAGGTCACCTACAGCGATGTGCCGCAATTAAAGGTCGGTGCAAACAGTTTGGCAGAAACCGAAATGGCCGAAGCGTCTGCAGAGATCTTTGCCGAAATTTCTGAAATCCCAAGCCCCATCGAATTGGAACAGTCCGACCGCGGCGATTTCTTGTTAAACGAGATGTTCACGCAAGCGGTTGCTCCCTTGGACAAACTGGACAACCAAAAGGGGAAGGTCGGCCAAGGAGCCGAGGGGGCTGTCGGTGCGGTTGACCGAATCACGTTCGAGTTGCTGCAAGCGATGGAAGAACGTCCGACAACAATTGTTTGGTTGTTTGACCAAAGCGGTTCGCTGCACCGCCAACGCAAAGAGATCCGTGACCGCTTTGATCGCATCTATACGGAACTTGGGATCGCTCAGGCAAGTCAGGCCAAAGCGTTTCGCCGCAACGACAACGACATTCCGTTGCTTACATCCGTGATCGGATTTGGTAGCGAAGTCAAACTTTACACCGAGGAATCGACTGACGACCTCGACGAAATCAAAGACATCATCGACCGCATTCCCGTCGACGACTCGGGTGAAGAAAAAGTATTCTCGGCGATCACGTCGGCAGCCAATGAGTTTCGTTCGTTACGACGCAGCGTCGGTGCCGCGGGTGCGAAGCGAAACGTATTGTTTGTCGTGGTCACAGACGAAAAAGGCGACGACGACAACTTGCTTGAATCATCGATCAACGCCTGTCGCAAATGGGGCATCCCCGTTTACGTGATCGGCGTGCCGGCTCCGTTTGGACGCCAACACACACTGGTCAAGTACGTTGACCCAGACCCCAAGTACGACCAATCGCCTCAGTGGGCGCAAGTCGACCAGGGCCCCGAAACGTACTTGCCCGAGCGAGTCCAAGTTGGCTTCACCGGCAACTTCGAAGAAGAACCCGTCATCGACAGCGGCTTCGGCCCCTACGCGCTGACCCGGCTGTGTTACGAAACGGGCGGCATCTACTTCACTGTCCACCCAAACCGAAACGTCAATCGCGCCGTTCGACGTGGTGAAGTCGACGCTTTCGCATCGGACCTGAAGTACTTCTTTGATCCGGTTGCCATGGCCCGCTATCGACCAGATTATCTTTCACAGGCCGACTACGTCGCGAAGGTCAAAGCCAGTCCGCTGCGACAGGCCTTGGTGATGGCCGCCAACATGAGCCCCACCACGGGACTAAGCCGTCCAGAAACACGTTTCATCCGCCGCAGCGAGGCTCAACTGGCCGGAGATTTGGCCAAGGCTCAGCAAGCAGCTGCGGTTCTCGAAACTCCGCTGCTGCGGATGGCTCAAACGCTCGAACCTGGCATGAAGATGAGAAACCAGGAAGACAGCCCGCGTTGGAAAGCAGGCTTCGACTTGGCGATGGGACGCGTGTTGGCGCAAAAGGTTCGGACGGAAACCTACAACGCGATGCTTGCCCGCGGAAAACTAGGAATGGCGTTCAAGGATGCCAAAAACAACACATGGATTTTGCAACCTAGCGACGAGATCTCCGTCGGCAGTAAATGGAAAAGCGAAGCCGATACGGCACGTGAACTGTTGACCGATGTGGTCGAACAGCACCCCGGCACACCGTGGGCGTTGTTGGCAAACGAAGAACTTGCGGTACCGATTGGTTGGGTCTGGAAAGAGGAGTTCACGGACCTGACACCGCCCAAACCGAACGCTGGTGGAGGTGGCAATAATAACAACGCGCCCCCCAAAGACGACAAGGCTCGGATGCTCAAGAAGGCTCCCAAGCGACAGCTGCCGAAGCTATAG
- a CDS encoding metallophosphoesterase family protein, protein MSGRLIAIGDIHGCRVALEKLLEEIAPTADDIVVTLGDYVDRGPDSRGVIDVLVELGRRTRLVCLLGNHEEMMLAVIRDGEPHHSWLRYGGVETLDSYGFDGSLDFLPAEHEAFFDSLGDYFEHDGYFFTHAAYDPDEALDHQTSDMLRWYSLTEGLPAPHRSGKTAVVGHTANRDGEILDVGHLICIDTYCYGGGWLTAVDLGSREYWQVSEEGILRPNRTTS, encoded by the coding sequence TTGTCCGGGCGTTTGATAGCGATTGGTGATATTCACGGTTGTCGTGTCGCACTTGAAAAATTGCTGGAAGAGATTGCACCGACGGCAGACGATATCGTCGTGACGCTGGGGGATTACGTGGACCGAGGTCCCGATTCTCGCGGCGTAATCGATGTGTTGGTGGAATTGGGGCGGCGCACGCGGTTGGTCTGCCTGCTGGGCAATCACGAAGAAATGATGCTAGCGGTGATTCGCGATGGCGAACCGCACCACAGTTGGCTCCGCTACGGAGGTGTCGAAACTCTCGATAGCTATGGTTTTGATGGCAGTCTGGACTTTCTGCCGGCCGAGCACGAGGCGTTTTTTGACTCGCTGGGAGACTATTTCGAGCATGACGGGTACTTTTTTACCCATGCAGCCTACGATCCCGATGAAGCTTTAGACCACCAAACGTCGGACATGCTGCGTTGGTATTCGTTGACCGAAGGGCTGCCCGCACCTCACCGCAGTGGCAAAACAGCCGTGGTCGGGCACACAGCGAACCGTGATGGCGAGATTTTGGATGTTGGGCATTTGATCTGCATCGATACGTATTGCTATGGCGGTGGTTGGTTGACCGCAGTCGATCTGGGGAGTCGCGAATATTGGCAGGTTTCAGAAGAAGGCATACTGCGGCCGAATCGCACAACATCGTGA
- a CDS encoding BBP7 family outer membrane beta-barrel protein, with the protein MPMSFATAQVRVKSPDRGVYQPPTLESVTLESIAVEEIPSKESADPKPSQPVASAKAVSPKPRLQQVNHEDVVLIDPQSEITDGTVVGSGRVLDAPTIMNHPPTIYEDSYEDVGGYGSSIGHDSSCDGCSSCDGIGMGGCDGMGCNGCGGSGCGSCSNATICFRRDHWFGAFSGGVMFRSGDRLPALITTGASTNAATAGRLDQATTSVLSGANTEHRDASFGGLLKIGTWLDESQCRSMVFRGWAVTESSFGFDSTQDQNSVLARPFTNTSVTPNEPSTIVVAFPGAAAGSVHVDGSSNVFGGDISVRQFWYGRYGGTVDLLYGYQYMRLDEDLNVSSTSLSQNGTFGPAGSVISISDSIDAINDFHGAQLGIASNYREGCWSFRSLAKLGMGAVKRTARRSGVTITENGADSFTDPQGLLVRDTNSGTRSNTTFGVVPELDLSLGWHRFPRFDVTLGYHLIAMTDALQVSGALDPNLSSNLSSPLVGGVNPSASLRYDTFYVQGIHLGLHYTY; encoded by the coding sequence ATGCCAATGTCCTTCGCTACGGCTCAGGTTCGCGTAAAAAGTCCCGACCGCGGTGTCTACCAGCCACCGACGCTTGAGTCTGTCACGCTTGAGTCGATTGCAGTCGAGGAGATTCCGTCCAAGGAATCTGCTGATCCGAAACCTTCACAGCCTGTCGCGTCTGCCAAGGCGGTCTCGCCCAAGCCGCGTTTGCAGCAAGTCAATCACGAAGATGTGGTCCTGATTGATCCTCAGTCGGAGATCACCGACGGCACGGTCGTTGGATCGGGGCGGGTTCTCGATGCACCGACGATCATGAATCACCCACCGACCATTTATGAAGACAGCTACGAAGATGTCGGTGGATATGGCAGCTCGATCGGCCATGACTCATCCTGCGATGGTTGCAGCTCGTGCGATGGCATCGGCATGGGTGGTTGCGATGGCATGGGGTGCAACGGTTGTGGTGGATCCGGGTGCGGCAGTTGCTCCAATGCAACAATTTGTTTTCGACGTGACCATTGGTTTGGTGCATTTAGCGGTGGCGTTATGTTTCGCAGTGGCGATCGCTTGCCCGCGTTGATCACAACTGGCGCCTCGACTAACGCGGCAACGGCTGGCCGACTAGACCAAGCGACGACCTCGGTGTTGTCGGGCGCCAATACCGAGCATCGCGATGCCTCGTTTGGTGGACTCTTAAAAATTGGAACATGGCTGGACGAGTCGCAGTGTCGCAGCATGGTTTTCCGTGGGTGGGCAGTGACTGAGTCGTCGTTTGGATTTGACAGCACGCAAGACCAAAACAGCGTTCTGGCTCGCCCATTCACCAACACTTCTGTTACGCCCAACGAGCCCAGCACGATTGTGGTTGCGTTCCCCGGGGCGGCTGCCGGATCGGTCCACGTCGATGGCAGCAGCAACGTGTTTGGTGGCGATATCTCTGTCCGCCAGTTTTGGTACGGGCGATATGGCGGAACGGTCGATCTGTTGTACGGATATCAGTACATGCGATTGGACGAAGACTTGAATGTCTCAAGCACGTCGCTTTCACAGAATGGCACTTTCGGACCAGCCGGCTCGGTGATTTCGATCAGCGACTCGATCGATGCCATCAACGATTTTCATGGTGCCCAATTGGGGATCGCCAGCAACTATCGCGAAGGCTGCTGGTCGTTTCGATCGCTAGCGAAACTCGGTATGGGTGCGGTTAAACGAACTGCCCGACGTAGCGGCGTGACCATCACCGAAAACGGTGCTGACTCGTTCACCGATCCGCAAGGGTTGCTGGTTCGCGATACTAACAGCGGTACTCGTTCGAATACCACGTTTGGCGTCGTTCCCGAACTGGATCTGTCGTTGGGGTGGCATCGGTTCCCGCGGTTTGATGTCACGCTTGGTTATCACCTGATTGCGATGACCGACGCCCTGCAAGTTTCGGGGGCGTTGGATCCGAACCTTTCGTCGAATCTGTCGAGTCCCTTGGTGGGCGGCGTGAACCCGTCGGCGAGTCTTCGGTATGACACGTTTTATGTGCAAGGTATTCACCTCGGACTACATTACACGTATTAG
- a CDS encoding PaaI family thioesterase codes for MSESSNRFSDAPISRLVGFDVLPAESETSGDVGIATVQIMCGPHHHNPMQRVHGGLIAALADAAMGIAFGRTLVDRQDFSTIEMKINFIRPVKEGMVVAKARVVERGLRIGFVDCVLTNQRGKTIATATSTCTVIDS; via the coding sequence TTGTCCGAATCGTCCAATCGTTTCTCTGATGCTCCGATTTCTCGGCTTGTCGGGTTTGATGTCCTGCCAGCCGAATCTGAAACTTCGGGTGACGTCGGCATTGCAACGGTCCAAATCATGTGTGGACCGCACCATCACAATCCGATGCAGCGAGTTCATGGTGGATTGATTGCCGCTCTTGCGGACGCCGCGATGGGAATCGCGTTCGGTCGAACACTGGTCGATCGTCAAGACTTTTCGACCATCGAGATGAAGATCAACTTCATTCGACCGGTCAAAGAAGGCATGGTCGTCGCAAAAGCCCGTGTGGTCGAGCGAGGCTTGCGAATTGGGTTTGTGGATTGCGTTCTCACAAACCAGCGGGGTAAGACGATCGCGACGGCAACATCGACATGCACGGTGATTGATTCGTAG